The Paenibacillus sp. G2S3 region TAGCGTCTTAGGCTTGTAAAGTTATGTATACTGTCTTTTTAAGAATAACTTAAACAAGCCTTGTTCTCAAATAAGTAATCTTTATCCCCTCTTTTTGCTGATTCGCCGTCATCTCATAGTCATTTCTTCACCTTTTCAATGGAGTTTGACCACATTTCTTTACATTCTATAATTCCCTATAAAAAAAGCCCCCTAAGGGACTCTTTAGAACTCTATAAGCTTTACTGAAACCTAGGGAACAATATATTATTTTCCAGATGTACATGCTCAAAAGTCATACTCTCCAGCTCTTCCAGCCGGGCATATGTCAATCGATAGGTTGTGCAAGCATGCGCCGGTGGAGTGAAATCATCTGTAATGCTACGTATTTTTCTCAAAACATCGCCTGCACCATCATGTTCGCTCTCCAGCTCAGACAATGACACGCGGAGTGCTGTCAGACCTCCTTCACTAGGATTAGCAGTGTATGTCAACAGCTTAGGAAACTCATCTTTTTCTTCTTTAGCCGTATGCTCAAGCAAATCTTCCTTAAGTGTGTTGAACAAATTATATAACTCCACCAAATGGGGGGAATCCCCGCCATGCACTCGATACACCTTAGTTACATTTTGGCTAATGAGGGGTAGCTCTTCACGCAGATAACGGTGATGTTTGTTTATGATATGGTCAATTAACTCTTCTGAAGGTGCGGTATTCCAAGCGATTTCCTCCTGGGGGACCGGATATTCTTCGAACAGCTTGTTAAGATCACTGATGATTATCTCTTGATCCAGTCCACGCTCAGTAGCTGCTTCAGCAAGAGGCTTAGCTCCACCGCAACAGAAATCAATCCGTTTTGCTTTAAAATAATCTGCCGCTTTAGGGAACTCCAATACAATATCCCTCACCAGTGCTTCTGGGGTAAACCCAGCCTGTACCGATTGTGCTTGCTTCGAATCCGAAATTCTATCATTAAGTTGTTTGGTTTCCATTATAGCTCCTCCTTGGGTTATGGGATTAGGTTCTGAATAAATCTTATCCACCTGTTCACCTTAACTCTGAAAGGAACTCTGACTTGTGATTGTACGCACGGAAATTGTATCTTATTTTTGAACGAAATTGAGAAAGGAATACAGTATCAGGATAGATATACGTGCAAAAATAAACGCAAAAAAGCACCTTTACCTACAAAGGTGCTTTTATCATTCAACTCTCTTTATTGCACATAAGCCTGCATATAGGTCCGCTGTCCCTTCGAATCCTTTAAATAAGGTCCCAAACCGGCAAATCGGGAGTGATCCATATAGACACCGGTCATCCATCTGCCTTCCTTCAAGCCGCCATTCCATTTGAGGACAAGATCAGGTGCTGAAATCCATTCCTGAAAGACACGTATATTCTGGTCTTTGTATTCTTTACATGGCTTAGACCGCTCAATCAGGTGAAAATCGTTAAGATAAGTTGGAACGAAATAAGAGGATATCGTATGCAAATCATCATCGTCAAAAAAAGGCTCGTCACCTAAAAACGGTTTGAATAATACGGTATTCTCGTACATGGACCAAATTAAAGCTTGAAGTACCATACTCTGGCGAATGCCGTTATGAAACTTATATTGTCGCCCATGATTCGCCGCATTTTCATCTTGAAGAGGTTCCGTAGACTCCAGACAGTGCCGTTCACAGCCGATACATTTCCAGCCCGTCGGACTTTGAATCCATTTTTGGAAAATAGTTCCGCTATCATTGTTCCCTTTGTAGAGTGAAGAGATAATGCTGTAAGGCACGCCAATCCATGCATCCCATAAGGAATCAGGAAGATGGCTATGCAGCATGAACAACGTCTTGTCATAGATGAGCTGTACCTTGATAGAAGCGTTCTCTAGCTCAGCAACATCCTTTTTTCCATACGTTATTTCCCGGGAAAACAGGGTCGTCTTCGTCTTCATCTCCCTCGCCTCCTAATAGTTTTGCTATGCCTGTACTCCAGCTGAGTAGATTTGAGCAAAAACCAATACGCGAGCGCTTCCATTTAAGGATCATACAATGTTTTTCTATTATATTACAATTATTTTTAAACTGTGCAAGTTTTTTTCAAGCATAAAGGATTGGAACAAAGCTGTCACTGTCTAATATTTAGAAATTGAAAAGCCCCTTTTCCACCATTCCGGAAAAAGGGCCACAACATTACTGTGATTTTTAGTCTACCCAGCTCTCAGCCCAAGACTGAATCTGCTGCATAACAGGCTGCAACGCACGGCCTTTGTCTGTTAATTCGTACTCAATACGTACGGGTGTTTCTGGGTATACATGTCTAACGAGGATACCCTCACCTTCCAAATCCTTCATCCGCTCGGACAGCATCTTATCGCTCATTGAAGGAATGAGGCCGGAGATATCTTTAAACCGCTTCGGTCCACTCATCAATGTCTGAATAATAAGTCCATTCCAACGTTTGCCTAAGAAAGAGAAGGCTGTCTCAAATCTGGGACACATCGCAAATTGATGTTCTTCCATTGTTCTCACCTCTCACTAGCGAAACTTACTATTAGTTAGTATATATAATATTAACACATTTTAACCATGATGAACATCGTTTACCGAAAAAAGTTCATCTGACTCTATTATTATATCCCCAATGTCAATCCCCCACAGGTCCTTTAGATCCCCTTTGAGCAATCGCTTCAGTTACGATTTGTGCCAAGTCATCATTTCCAAATAAAGAAAGTACACCTAGAACGGTGTCATCGGAAATGTCCCCCGCTTCCTCCGCAGAAACCGTGAGGGTAAGCGCATGACGCAAGGCTTCATTCCCTTCCTGCTGCGGATAAGCCTGCAAGTATAGAGCATGTGGATCGAGTCCATTATTTACACACCACTGAGCGAATACAAGAATCATCATCTCTTCTTCGCGCTTATAGCTTTCGATGATCTGTTCCTCCACTAATTTACGGTTATCCTCCATATATTCTTCTCCTTTCTCAGAGACCTCATTCAGTAAGCTGTGCCGCCAGCATATGACTAGGCAGTACCGCTGAAGCAGCAATGCTGCATTTCTCCGGTGTATTTATGTTGCTTAGAAAATCGTTCACCACTCCACTAAAACCTCTTCTATCCAGCACAGTATCCCAGCTTCCAAAGCTTTGAATATGCGGTAAGGCATCCTTTTCATAAAGAATGGCCTTGTCCAGATCCACTACTTCCACCGATCTGCCATTTCCGTGCAGCTCAAGCTTCTCCAGATTCACTCCAGCTTGACGAACCATGCTGTACATCCCTACTGCGCTATGATTCCAGCCCAACATTCCAGATGCCTGTAGTAGACGACCTTCTCCACTAGAGTGAAGATGACTACGAAGCAGTTCATAATGATCTCCGCACAACCACAACAGCAGGTCAAGCAGATGGATCAGATCATCATGCACGGTTTCGCGGGTGCTGCCTGTTTGTAGCTTCGTTCGATGTTTAATCGCATTACAATGGCTAATTCCACCGACTTCCTCAAGCCATTGCTTGGCGGTGACATACATAGGGGCAAAACGTCGATTAAAGCCCACTCCTAGTAAAAGCCCTTTATCTTGTGCTAGCTCCGCCATCCTTCTGGACTCTTCAAGATCATAGGAAAGTGGCTTATCTACATATACCGAAATCCCACGTTCGAGACATTTTGTTACTATATCATAATGAGTAGTCGTTGGGCTATGTACAAATACTGCATCCAGATCCCAAGAAAATAGTTCTTCCAAATTCGTTGTCCCTTTAGGAAAACGGTAGGTATGAACGGCTTGCTCCACCGTTGTCGGTGAATGACTAAGAACACCAACTACCTCTGCATGATCATGCTGAGAGAGCAGTGGCAAATATACTTTGCGGGCGATATTGCCGATTCCTACTATGGCGACTCTTTTACGTTCAGGTGCAATCACTGATCTTTCCCCCTCTTATACACTTCAATAACTCGTACTTTTCTCTTTGTTCTCTACAAATGCTATTATACCTGCTTCTCATTCTCTGACAATTGATCTTTACTTCAATATTTATTCTTTATCCCGTATGATGAGATGAATGAATGGAAGAAGGGGCATATTATCTATGAAGAAATGGTTCTCGATTATTCTTTATGTTTCGGGTACAATCCTTGCGTTTATCTACAGATATGACATCCTAAGCTGGATGAAAGAGGATCATAATCTTTTCAGTTCTATAGGGATCGCAACTTTACTTGCTTTGTTTCCAGTTGTTCCTTATAAAGCTGTCATCGGATTCTTCGGTTATGCATACGGAAGTTTAGCGGGTGCCTTGATTTGCTGGCTAGCTACAAATTTGGCTGCCGCAATCCTTTTTGGCGTTGTGAAGTACTTATTTCAAAACCAAGCGAGAGCTTATTTAGCCTCTATTCCCGCACTCGAAAAGTTCACAGTAGGCATTGAGCGGCGACCTTTCGCTTCGATTGTCCTAGCACGACTCGTGCCTATCATTCCCCAAACAGCGGTTAACATCTACGCTGGAGCTGCTGGTCTGCCTTTTTGGAGCTATATTGCAGCTTCCGGCATAGGAAAAATACCGGGGATTGCATTATACGCTTTCCTCGGGGATCATCTGTTCCAGGACCCTGTAAGTACGATTATTGCCATCATCGCCTATGTCGCTGTGCTAATTATCGCTGGACTAAGCTTGCGTCCGCGCTCTCAAGAAGCGAAGAATAGCCGATAGCGAAAGAACTTATCGATTACAAACTGGCAGGCAGTTAGTATTTGCTTTATAATTAAATTGTGATCTATTTAATTGCATTATGTGAATGGAGGGATATCAATGAGTGAACATCAGACTAACCATATAAGTACCAAGACAGAAAAAGCAACCTTTGCAGGTGGATGCTTCTGGTGCATGGTCTCGCCGTTCGAAGAATTGCCAGGTATCATTAGTGTCGTCTCTGGCTATACCGGCGGTCATACAGTGAACCCAACCTATGAAGAGGTTTGTTCTGAAACGACAGGACATGTTGAAGCTGTACAAATTACGTTCAACCCAGATATTTTCCCTTATAGTAAGTTACTTGAGCTGTTCTGGCAGCAAATTGACCCTACCGACGCAGGTGGACAATTCCATGATCGCGGGACTTCTTACGGAACAGCAATCTTTACCCATTCGGAGGAACAAAAAGAACAAGCAGAAGCTTCCAAGGCAGCTCTGCAAGCAAGCGGTCGGTTCTCTAGTCCGATCGTAACCCCGATTCTCCCGGCAGCCACCTTCTATCCTGCCGAAGAATATCATCAAGGTTACCATCATAAGAATCCAGGCCACTACAAACGGTATCGCAAAGGTTCTGGCCGAGAGGATTTTATCGAAACCCACTGGACACATAAAGAGGACAAACAAAGTTTGAAAGAACGTTTAACCCCTCTTCAATATGAAGTCACTCAGAACAGTGCAACAGAATCTCCTTTCCGGAATGATTTTTGGGATCACCATGGAGATGGTATTTATGTAGACATCGTATCTGGCGAACCGTTATTCAGCTCGCAGGATAAATACGATTCCGGTTGCGGCTGGCCAAGCTTCACTCGTCCGATCCGGGACTACGCTGTGAAGGAAAAGACGGATCTCAGCCATTTGATGGTTCGGACAGAAGTGCGCAGCAAAGTAGCGGATTCCCATCTAGGGCATGTCTTCGACGATGGTCCCGGAGAAAACGGCCTGCGCTATTGCATAAATTCAGCGGCGCTACGTTTTATTCCGAAAGAGGATTTAGAGAAGGAAGGCTATGGGGAGTATCGCGTACTCTTTCAGCCTGCCTAAATATCAATCCTAAACACACAAAGAAACGGTTGTCGTCCTTTTAGGATGACAACCGTTTTTCTTTATTAGGGCTATTCTTTCTTTGAGTCCTCTGAGTCCTCACTTACCTTTAGATCTTCTTCTGAAATTTCCTTCTTAGGCTCTGTTGCTGCAGGGATGACTTGCTCACTGTTCATTTCTTTATTTCGCTGACGAATCCGCTGGGCCTGCTGCTCCCGACGCTCGCGTATATTTTTACGGGAAACTAATACAATAGCTAAAATAATGGCAGCCCCGATAAGTATCGGTAACGCTCCTGCAAGGATAACGACAATCCACTGAAACATCACAGATAATGCATTTAAGCTTCCATTTAGAGCATCTGAAGCACGTTCCAGTAACGGCCCTTGCTCCTCCTTCTCCTTCACAGCAATGCTTTCATCTGTCTGATACACTCTCAGTTCTACCGTAGAGAAGGATACATTCTGATTGATATAACGCATTCTGCCTTTAATCTGCTCAATGCTTTCCTGAATCGAACCAAGCTCGTTCGCGAAGGCGACCAGATCAGTGGATTTCGTTGCTTTTTTCATAAATTCTGTATATTGTGCTTCCATTAGCTGCTTTGCTTTCAAACGCGACTCCAGATCAACATACTCTTCAGAGACATCCTGACCTTGAATGCTGCGCTGTAGAGATTCGTGTTTTACTTGTTCCAATTTATTCAGAAAAGGTGAGAACCCAGAGGCAGGCACCTTAAGGATAAACGTTCCACCTTGCTCGTACTGCGACATGTTTTCATTAAATTCAATAATATATCCATTAGCCATAGTTACTAAATTACGTATTTCAGTCTGTGCTTTTCCATAGTCTTCTACTTCCATATTAAGATTCGCTTTATAGATTAGCTTCTTGTTCAAACCTGCTACTACATCACTACCAGTAAATCCTGCACTTGCTTGAACTGTATTTTCTGATGTGGAACCCTTTACAGCCAAGTTCTCGCTGCCACCTGCTTCTATCTCAGGCGCTGCCGCGGTACTTTGATCCGCAGATGAGGCTATCGAGTTTTGCGATTGTACCTCTGCTGCTGCCTCATTACTCATACTACCATTTTGTTTTGCCGAACTATCTGCCGCTGAATTCCTATCCGCTGAGCCACAACCCGCCAAGATTACCGCAAGAATTAATAAACATAAGTAATGCAGACCCCATTTGCGCATTCTCATTCCTCCAAAAAATGTAGTAGATACCGCTTGCACGGATCATAATATCGTTACGGAATGTCTTGTTCTAAGCAGATCTCTTCCGTCACTCTTTATTATGACGTTCCAAAACTTGGAAGGTTGCACTGAAAAATGGAATTGTTGAACAATTTCTTTAGAATTTTTAAGCATTTTGTTGAATGACATAAACGCCATCTGGTAGAGAGATGTCTAATAATCAATAGGGACATTTTCAATTATATTTTTATAAAGATTTGCATAATTATATAACATTTCTGTTATTGGATAACCCGTTTGCTTACATGCGCTTTATTTGGTACAATTACGACGTCTAGCCACACAGAAAACACCAAATACCCTCTATTCATAATGAATGAGGGCGCGGCACGGTTCTGTTCGGACAAGCTCCACCTTGCTGAACAGAGAATTTTTTAATGATGCTGTCTATCACTATAAGGGGAGGTGAACCCTCATGGCAAAAGACGTAATTTGCGAAGTTAACTCCTGCACCCACTGGGCAGAAGAGAACAAATGCAGTGCTGATTCTATCTTTGTAGCTTTCCACAGCTCCCAAGAACCTACACGTGCAGAAGAAACAGATTGCAAGACTTTCGAAAGTAAATAAGGTGATGATTTGAAGGGACCCTCCACGGTTCCTTCTTTTCTTTTCTCATTCTATCAAGAATGAGAATTATTATCAAGTGGCTGAAATAAAAAGCCAGGGAGAAATTCCCCGGCTTTAATTTATTGTATAACTCTTATGCTATTTAGAGGCACTAACTCCTGCCTTTTCTCTTGCAATAGCAGCAGCTTTTACCATGTTACGAAGAGCATCTTCTGTCTCCTGCCAGCCACGTGTCTTAAGACCGCAATCCGGATTAATCCAGAACTGTTCCGGATCCAGCACCCGCAGCGCACGATCAATATTAGCTGTCATTTCTTCTACAGCAGGAACCCGTGGACTATGGATGTCATATACACCAAGACCGATTCCTTTATCATACTCCTGCTCCTCAAAGCTAACGATCAGTTCCCCATGGCTACGTGAAGTCTCAATAGAGATAACATCCGCATCCATCGC contains the following coding sequences:
- a CDS encoding VTT domain-containing protein — protein: MKKWFSIILYVSGTILAFIYRYDILSWMKEDHNLFSSIGIATLLALFPVVPYKAVIGFFGYAYGSLAGALICWLATNLAAAILFGVVKYLFQNQARAYLASIPALEKFTVGIERRPFASIVLARLVPIIPQTAVNIYAGAAGLPFWSYIAASGIGKIPGIALYAFLGDHLFQDPVSTIIAIIAYVAVLIIAGLSLRPRSQEAKNSR
- a CDS encoding Gfo/Idh/MocA family oxidoreductase, whose amino-acid sequence is MIAPERKRVAIVGIGNIARKVYLPLLSQHDHAEVVGVLSHSPTTVEQAVHTYRFPKGTTNLEELFSWDLDAVFVHSPTTTHYDIVTKCLERGISVYVDKPLSYDLEESRRMAELAQDKGLLLGVGFNRRFAPMYVTAKQWLEEVGGISHCNAIKHRTKLQTGSTRETVHDDLIHLLDLLLWLCGDHYELLRSHLHSSGEGRLLQASGMLGWNHSAVGMYSMVRQAGVNLEKLELHGNGRSVEVVDLDKAILYEKDALPHIQSFGSWDTVLDRRGFSGVVNDFLSNINTPEKCSIAASAVLPSHMLAAQLTE
- a CDS encoding DUF4349 domain-containing protein, whose amino-acid sequence is MRKWGLHYLCLLILAVILAGCGSADRNSAADSSAKQNGSMSNEAAAEVQSQNSIASSADQSTAAAPEIEAGGSENLAVKGSTSENTVQASAGFTGSDVVAGLNKKLIYKANLNMEVEDYGKAQTEIRNLVTMANGYIIEFNENMSQYEQGGTFILKVPASGFSPFLNKLEQVKHESLQRSIQGQDVSEEYVDLESRLKAKQLMEAQYTEFMKKATKSTDLVAFANELGSIQESIEQIKGRMRYINQNVSFSTVELRVYQTDESIAVKEKEEQGPLLERASDALNGSLNALSVMFQWIVVILAGALPILIGAAIILAIVLVSRKNIRERREQQAQRIRQRNKEMNSEQVIPAATEPKKEISEEDLKVSEDSEDSKKE
- a CDS encoding helix-turn-helix domain-containing protein yields the protein MEEHQFAMCPRFETAFSFLGKRWNGLIIQTLMSGPKRFKDISGLIPSMSDKMLSERMKDLEGEGILVRHVYPETPVRIEYELTDKGRALQPVMQQIQSWAESWVD
- the ric gene encoding iron-sulfur cluster repair di-iron protein; this translates as METKQLNDRISDSKQAQSVQAGFTPEALVRDIVLEFPKAADYFKAKRIDFCCGGAKPLAEAATERGLDQEIIISDLNKLFEEYPVPQEEIAWNTAPSEELIDHIINKHHRYLREELPLISQNVTKVYRVHGGDSPHLVELYNLFNTLKEDLLEHTAKEEKDEFPKLLTYTANPSEGGLTALRVSLSELESEHDGAGDVLRKIRSITDDFTPPAHACTTYRLTYARLEELESMTFEHVHLENNILFPRFQ
- the msrA gene encoding peptide-methionine (S)-S-oxide reductase MsrA encodes the protein MSEHQTNHISTKTEKATFAGGCFWCMVSPFEELPGIISVVSGYTGGHTVNPTYEEVCSETTGHVEAVQITFNPDIFPYSKLLELFWQQIDPTDAGGQFHDRGTSYGTAIFTHSEEQKEQAEASKAALQASGRFSSPIVTPILPAATFYPAEEYHQGYHHKNPGHYKRYRKGSGREDFIETHWTHKEDKQSLKERLTPLQYEVTQNSATESPFRNDFWDHHGDGIYVDIVSGEPLFSSQDKYDSGCGWPSFTRPIRDYAVKEKTDLSHLMVRTEVRSKVADSHLGHVFDDGPGENGLRYCINSAALRFIPKEDLEKEGYGEYRVLFQPA
- a CDS encoding DUF1540 domain-containing protein, which produces MAKDVICEVNSCTHWAEENKCSADSIFVAFHSSQEPTRAEETDCKTFESK